Proteins encoded by one window of Aspergillus puulaauensis MK2 DNA, chromosome 4, nearly complete sequence:
- a CDS encoding uncharacterized protein (COG:I;~EggNog:ENOG410PN99;~InterPro:IPR005079;~MEROPS:MER0004220;~PFAM:PF03417): MKTIHCYGTPYELGSAHGVGAKEMVQRSVSFYKKMFAHTCKLEWPVVRTIAEDWKREIKQKWPKYYSEIQGIADGSQLPLIDIVILNIRTEIAFGMFNDGCTSLYWKTNRYSFLAQNWDWMEEQKQNLLVLDIVSDTGPRIKMITEAGIIGKIGLNELGVGVCLNAIKAPGCDSSRLPVHLGLRAVLESSSADAAARQLEEVGLGASAHILIADQENAFGVEATARTAECIQTDGQGQIFHANHLLLPHRGVVDANWLVDSPMRQRRIEQLALEYGASTGKEGPTMADIMDMLDDHKGFPYSICRYEEGPLGMDATLFSIVMELRSKGATVRLGRPCQVEETINLDF, encoded by the exons ATGAAAACCATACACTGCTATGGAACGCCGTATGAA CTTGGAAGCGCACACGGAGTAGGCGCGAAAGAAATGGTTCAACGCAGTGTCTCATTCTACAAGAAGATGTTCGCACACACGTGCAAACTCGAGTGGCCTGTTGTACGCACAATCGCcgaagactggaagaggGAGATTAAGCAAAAGTGGCCAAAATACTACAGCGAGATACAGG gcaTTGCGGATGGTTCTCAGTTGCCACTGATTGACATTGTGATCCTCAATATCCGTACGGAAATTGCATTTGGAATGTTTAACGATGGGTGCACGAGTCTGTACTGGAAAACCAACCGGTATTCCTTTTTGGCACAGAACTGGGAT tggatggaggagcagaagcagaaccTTCTTGTCTTGGATATCGTCAGTGACACCGGGCCTCGCATCAAGATGATCACAGAAGCAGGGATTATTGGAAAAATAGGGCTGAATGAACTGGGCGTTGGCGTATGTCTGAATGCTATCAAAGCGCCCGGCTGCGATTCGTCTCGACTTCCAGTCCACCTTGGTCTTCGAGCGGTGCTGGAAAGCTCGTCAGCGgacgctgctgctcggcagctggaagaagttggACTCGGTGCATCCGCGCATATCCTGATCGCTGACCAAGAAAATGCTTTCGGGGTGGAAGCAACAGCGAGAACGGCCGAGTGTATTCAAACAGATGGGCAGGGTCAGATCTTCCATGCAAATCACCTGCTGCTACCACACCGTGGTGTTGTAGATGCAAATTGGCTGGTAGACTCGCCTATGCGACAGCGGCGTATCGAGCAGTTAGCCCTTGAATATGGAGCTTCGACAGGTAAAGAGGGACCGACCATGGCGGATATCATGGACATGCTGGATGACCATAAAGGGTTTCCGTATTCAATCTGTCGATACGAGGAGGGACCGCTGGGAATGGATGCCACGCTGTTTAGCATTGTCATGGAGCTGCGAAGCAAAGGAGCCACTGTGCGCCTTGGCCGGCCATGTCAAGTGGAGGAGACAATAAACCTCGATTTCTAA
- a CDS encoding fungal specific transcription factor domain-containing protein (COG:S;~EggNog:ENOG410PWI4;~InterPro:IPR036864,IPR021858,IPR001138;~PFAM:PF00172,PF11951;~go_function: GO:0000981 - DNA-binding transcription factor activity, RNA polymerase II-specific [Evidence IEA];~go_function: GO:0008270 - zinc ion binding [Evidence IEA];~go_process: GO:0006355 - regulation of transcription, DNA-templated [Evidence IEA]), giving the protein MSTPQFSGRACKTCRRRGRRCDRRLPACGTCESSALACEGYLLRWSGLASRGGLAGKTVPVSLGSGQKRQKRPRRAQRASSQAPPPVHSIDSSIAEPTAEPRRDDYDSQPSDEVTRNDDSTAPPPVEPLLWDINADSQIDPLLCTTAPGLSDNAFLDSGRVETPPDFNLLCDAPVESELSLYSKPTLFFGLDPFRIPEELNFILEYHLCEVVPKLCVDNYAPANPYRDYIFPLATEVPSLLYACAALAACHFNTRLGTTQFLPEFLRFKGKAMKRLQEDLYSESRAKHPATIATILMLCLCDICQGGLSNFESHFWGAKRLIELRDSERTLGCFVEQYLVWLDIMAAASHSRQPVFSSQDTEGFLNGSGRSWSFDVFPCTSEQFQLVCEAVRLYKGDCIAELPSPEILHQVEEIKQRLLQGPSESNRGKHWFHLTEAYRYAILLYITRLFQCDIDDYEIDWLVSSVFYHARSTPPASGWSDQLLWPLFHAGLEVRDSKRHAWLRERAQCVQTSGGFGNVQSALNILEGVWAGERPTRYLDLMLGFGNVNLLLI; this is encoded by the exons ATGTCGACCCCCCAGTTTTCCGGAAGAGCCTGCAAaacatgccgccgccgaggacgGCGCTGCGACCGACGTCTCCCTGCATGTGGCACCTGCGAGTCCAGTGCTCTGGCTTGCGAGGGCTATTTGCTGCGGTGGTCAGGGCTAGCAAGCAGGGGGGGACTTGCTGGCAAAACCGTCCCGGTCAGTTTGGGCTCAGGTCAGAAGCGACAAAAGCGACCGCGGCGTGCTCAACGGGCCTCATCACAGGCACCTCCACCGGTGCATTCTATCGACTCGTCGATCGCTGAACCGACCGCTGAACCGAGAAGGGATGACTATGATTCCCAACCGAGCGATGAGGTGACCCGCAACGACGACTCGactgcgccgccgccggtcGAACCATTGCTGTGGGATATAAATGCAGACTCGCAAATTGACCCATTATTATGTACCACTGCGCCTGGACTGTCTGATAATGCGTTCCTGGACAGTGGACGAGTAGAGACCCCTCCCGATTTCAATCTGCTCTGTGATGCACCTGTTGAATCAGAACTGTCATTATATTCGAAACCGACCTTGTTCTTTGGACTCGATCCATTTCGGATCCCGGAGGAGTTGAATTTCATCTTGGAGTACC ACCTCTGCGAAGTTGTTCCTAAATTGTGCGTGGATAACTACGCCCCCGCAAATCCATATCGTGACTACATCTTCCCCCTTGCCACTGAGGTACCGTCTCTACTGTATGCCTGTGCAGCTCTGGCAGCGTGCCATTTCAACACCCGACTAGGGACAACCCAGTTCCTGCCCGAGTTCTTGAGATTCAAAGGCAAGGCAATGAAGCGTCTCCAAGAGGATTTGTATTCCGAATCGCGCGCCAAACACCCTGCAACAATAGCGACGATCCTGAtgctctgcctctgcgaCATCTGCCAAGGGGGGCTTTCAAACTTCGAATCTCACTTTTGGGGAGCAAAGAGGTTGATTGAACTGCGTGATTCTGAACGCACCCTTGGCTGCTTTGTGGAACAGTACCTGGTCTG GCTAGATATAATGGCAGCTGCTTCGCATTCACGACAGCCCGTGTTCTCTTCCCAAGATACAGAAGGGTTTCTGAATGGGAGTGGTCGGAGTTGGAGCTTTGATGTTTTCCCATGCACCTCGGAGCAGTTCCAGCTGGTGTGCGAGGCCGTCCGTCTCTATAAGGGAGACTGCATTGCAGAGTTGCCGTCGCCAGAGATTCTACATCAAGTGGAAGAAATAAAGCAGAGATTATTACAAGGCCCGAGTGAATCCAACCGGGGAAAACATTGGTTTCACTTGACGGAGGCTTACAGGTATGCCATCCTACTATATATAACCCGGCTGTTCCAATGTGACATCGACGACTACGAGATCGATTGGCTGGTTTCAAGCGTCTTCTACCACGCCAGATCTACGCCTCCAGCTTCGGGATGGTCTGACCAGTTACTCTGGCCGCTTTTCCATGCTGGCCTTGAAGTCCGGGACTCAAAACGGCACGCGTGGCTGAGAGAGCGAGCTCAATGTGTGCAGACATCCGGCGGGTTTGGCAACGTGCAAAGCGCGCTGAACATCCTAGAGGGCGTATGGGCTGGTGAACGGCCAACGAGATACTTAGACTTGATGTTGGGATTTGGAAATGTCAATTTGCTTCTGATTTAA
- a CDS encoding GMC family oxidoreductase (CAZy:AA3;~CAZy:AA8;~COG:E;~EggNog:ENOG410PKC0;~InterPro:IPR012132,IPR036188,IPR000172,IPR007867;~PFAM:PF05199,PF00732;~go_function: GO:0016614 - oxidoreductase activity, acting on CH-OH group of donors [Evidence IEA];~go_function: GO:0050660 - flavin adenine dinucleotide binding [Evidence IEA];~go_process: GO:0055114 - oxidation-reduction process [Evidence IEA]): MHSAKQVHPDAIDGRTFDFIICGGGTSGCVIASRLARIPNISVLLVESGRDSGLAPDVLIPGHYVKQLQEDKAGLWELETVPQRHLNNRRLLFLRGKQLGGSSAVNYMALARGPAADYDEWARLTGDDGWKWENVLPLMKELEDFDPKLPPGARHFAQPKAAVGFGEELVPGVNTFFQACVEAGMPICPDNNSGDPVGVGLAQFNVRRGERSYAANAFLADSARAGLQNLTVLTDTECDKVCSNGRIATGVDLYHKATKRTVHVRCRKEVVLCSGTFGSPKILMLSGIGPIDVLQQHGIPAVVDSPGCGRNMLDHSIITCEYKVDDSIPAHNQIFLDSALYDKAKAQYADSRTGPLATYGSSGSVSFPRIQRLFESKEFADLDSHTQQFLLEPTRPSAEIWLGSGPSFYPTNDPFKSYITHEMLIQNNLSKGRVTIRSRDPRDPPLVDPNFLAHPFDRRIAIETVRAALKVASTEAYRGTIETMVHGPNIDIGATNPDTITDEELLHFIKNNLDQGYHSMATCKMGRRGDPTTVVEDGFCVKGMRNLRVADLSVCPILTCNHTQINAYLIGLRCAQELETQYKEAPKRTGKL; the protein is encoded by the exons ATGCATTCAGCAAAACAAGTTCACCCCGACGCCATCGACGGCCGCACGttcgacttcatcatctgcggcggcggcacgTCGGGTTGTGTAATCGCATCGCGCCTGGCACGAATCCCGAACATATCTGTGCTCCTGGTCGAGTCTGGCAGGGACTCTGGTCTTGCCCCGGACGTCCTGATTCCGGGACACTATGTCAAGCAGCTCCAGGAGGACAAAGCCGGCCTTTGGGAGCTCGAGACTGTTCCCCAGCGACACTTGAATAATAGACGCTTGCTATTCCTCCGTGGGAAGCAGCTGGGAGGGAGTTC TGCGGTGAATTATATGGCTCTTGCTCGAGGCCCGGCTGCAGACTACGACGAATGGGCGAGGTTGACTGGTGACGATGGGTGGAAATGGGAGAATGTGCTCCCCTTGATGAAAGAA CTCGAGGATTTCGACCCGAAATTACCACCGGGGGCTAGACATTTCGCACAGCCTAAGGCTGCT GTCGGCTTCGGAGAGGAGTTAGTCCCGGGCGTGAATACATTCTTTCAGGCGTGTGTTGAGGCCGGAATGCCCATATGTCCGGACAACAACTCTGGGGACCCCGTGGGAGTCGGACTGGCACAGTTCAATGTTCGTCGGGGCGAAAGGAGTTATGCTGCGAATGCCTTCCTGGCCGACTCTGCTCGTGCTGGTTTGCAAAACCTGACAGTCCTGACTGATACTGAATGCGACAAGGTTTGCAGCAACGGCCGAATCGCCACGGGAGTCGATTTATATCACAAGGCAACTAAAAGAACAG TCCATGTGAGATGCCGCAAAGAGGTAGTGCTTTGCTCGGGAACGTTCGGGTCTCCTAAAATATTGATGCTGTCAGGCATTGGACCCATCGACGTACTGCAGCAGCACGGCATTCCTGCAGTTGTAGACTCGCCAG GATGCGGTCGAAATATGCTCGACCACTCCATTATCACCTGCGAATACAAGGTAGACGACAGCATCCCAGCGCATAACCAGATATTCCTCGACTCAGCGCTCTATGACAAGGCTAAAGCCCAGTATGCCGACAGTCGCACTGGACCATTAGCCACGTACGGGTCCAGCGGCTCTGTGTCCTTCCCAAGGATCCAGAGGTTGTTTGAATCCAAAGAGTTTGCTGATCTCGATAGCCACACCCAGCAATTCTTACTGGAACCCACCAGGCCCTCAGCAGAAATCTGGCTAGGGTCTGGTCCGTCCTTTTACCCAACTAATGACCCGTTCAAGAGTTACATCACCCATGAAATGCTCATCCAGAATAACCTGTCCAAGGGCAGGGTGACCATCCGCTCGCGAGATCCACGCGATCCTCCGCTGGTTGATCCAAATTTCCTCGCTCACCCATTTGACAGGCGTATCGCTATTGAAACCGTCCGGGCTGCTTTGAAGGTGGCCAGCACGGAGGCGTACCGGGGAACAATTGAGACTATGGTGCATGGCCCCAACATCGACATTGGAGCCACCAACCCAGACACAATCACAGATGAGGAGCTGCTGcactttattaaaaataaccTCGACCAAGGTTATCACAGTATGGCTACCTGCAAGATGGGGAGACGTGGCGATCCGACTAcggttgtcgaggatggaTTCTGTGTGAAGGGAATGCGAAATCTACGAGTGGCAGATCTCAGCGTGTGTCCTATCTTGACTTG CAATCATACGCAAATCAATGCTTACTTGATAGGCTTACGCTGTGCGCAAGAGTTGGAGACGCAGTATAAGGAGGCCCCAAAGCGGACTGGGAAATTGTAG
- a CDS encoding uncharacterized protein (InterPro:IPR006175,IPR035959;~PFAM:PF01042), which produces MSAVTSYDYPGYEELGNIFNISAAVSIPSKARIVATSGQIADNHDPLWGTHAEQFEKSMINIQRSLAAASPHINDTRKLWEGVFYVTSFHVGTLTREEQLQLAAVARKYFDKNKPAWAAICVSALFPPEALVEVQVQAAYCDE; this is translated from the coding sequence ATGTCCGCCGTCACTTCATACGACTACCCAGGCTACGAAGAACTAggcaacatcttcaacatctccgccgccgtctccATCCCCTCTAAGGCACGCATCGTCGCAACCTCCGGCCAGATCGCCGACAACCATGATCCCTTATGGGGAACGCACGCGGAGCAGTTCGAAAAATCCATGATAAATATCCAGCGGTCCCTGGCTGCCGCGTCGCCGCATATCAACGATACCAGAAAGCTGTGGGAGGGCGTTTTTTACGTCACCTCGTTCCATGTGGGGACTTTGACGAGGGAGGAACAGCTCcagcttgctgctgttgcgagGAAGTACTTTGACAAGAATAAACCGGCCTGGGCGGCGATTTGTGTTAGTGCTCTGTTTCCGCCGGAGGCCTTGGTGgaggttcaggttcaggctGCGTATTGTGATGAGTAG
- a CDS encoding putative GABA permease (COG:E;~EggNog:ENOG410Q11H;~InterPro:IPR002293;~PFAM:PF00324,PF13520;~TransMembrane:12 (i39-62o68-94i115-142o162-180i187-207o227-247i267-290o322-346i367-387o393-417i438-460o466-486i);~go_component: GO:0016020 - membrane [Evidence IEA];~go_function: GO:0022857 - transmembrane transporter activity [Evidence IEA];~go_process: GO:0055085 - transmembrane transport [Evidence IEA]): MSKTPDQLDSATGDSDHAGPQMGHNQEELPRQFSLLSTLALGFSMTNSWLGYSATFITPLLMGGSPAVFFGLVGASIASSFITAGLAELASAYPSSGGQYHFAFMVSSPRYRAPVAFAMGWLSVVAWALTSASTAVVCAQMAGNLASIYNPRYTPEPWQTYLIYAALVLISTGIVCLLPRALPRGEIVMFISSFLGFVASLVTVLVTQKHKRSATAVFVDYENLSGWNNGTSFLIGLSTSMYAYLAIDGACHIAEELPNPKRDVPRAMGLTMLIGATTVFPWTIAFLFAATDTNAVASSPIPIYTIYLQATQSDSAATVLTVWVLFVYSGALVSCIVTTGRLAYAFARDEGLPYSSFFARVHTKQQAPVNATVGCSVAIILYGLIYIGSTTAFNSFISMSILSLNVTYAVPQAIVLFRGRERILPKRPFTLGRYLGRLCNAFSAVWVPFITIIFCFPTSLPTTVSSMNYVSVVITGISLLILVSWFGGKYKTFSGPD, from the exons ATGTCCAAGACGCCAGATCAGCTTGACTCGGCGACTGGAGATAGCGACCATGCTGGTCCGCAAATGGGCCACAACCAAGAGGAACTGCCTCGCCAGTTTTCCCTTCTTTCTACGCTCGCACTCGGATTTAGCATGACCAATTCCTGGCTCGGATACTCGGCCACCTTCATCACCCCGCTCTTGATGGGAGGCAGTCCAGCTGTGTTCTTTGGCCTCGTCGGTGCTTCGATTGCCAGTTCCTTTATTA CGGCGGGCCTGGCCGAACTTGCGTCGGCGTATCCATCCAGCGGAGGGCAATATCATTTTGCCTTTATGGTTAGTTCTCCGAGATACCGGGCTCCAGTGGCCTTTGCAATGGGATGGTTGAGTGTGGTCGCATGGGCTCTCACCAGTGCATCCACTGCGGTGGTCTGTG CACAGATGGCTGGAAACCTGGCCAGTATTTACAACCCAAGGTACACCCCAGAGCCCTGGCAGACATACCTGATATATGCCGCTTTGGTCCTTATTTCAACAGGGATTGTCTGCTTGTTGCCACGAGCACTCCCGCGAGGAGAAATTGTTATGTTTATCAGCAGCTTTCTCGGGTTTGTCGCCAGTCTCGTCACTGTGTTGGTGACGCAGAAACATAAGCGATCCGCGACAGCAGTCTTTGTCGATTACGAAAACCTCAGTGGCTGGAACAACGGTACATCGTTTCTTATTGGGCTCAGTACGTCCATGTATGCATATTTGGCCATCGATGGAGCGTGCCATATTGCAGAG GAGCTTCCGAATCCCAAACGCGATGTCCCTCGCGCCATGGGATTAACAATGCTAATCGGCGCCACAACGGTCTTTCCTTGGACAATTGCCTTCTTATTCGCGGCCACAGACACCAATGCCGTCGCCTCATCGCCCATTCCAATCTATACAATCTATCTGCAAGCCACCCAAAGTGACTCTGCAGCCACTGTGCTCACAGTCTGGGTCCTTTTCGTCTACAGCGGCGCATTGGTCTCGTGTATAGTGACAACAGGTCGACTCGCATATGCATTTGCTCGCGACGAAGGACTTCCGTACTCAAGCTTCTTCGCCCGGGTCCATACCAAACAACAGGCCCCCGTCAATGCCACAGTGGGCTGCTCtgtcgccatcatcctctACGGGCTGATCTATATTGGGTCTACAACAGCATTCAACAGTTTCATATCCATGTCCATCCTGTCTCTCAATGTAACTTATGCCGTACCACAGGCCATCGTTTTATTCCGAGGCCGAGAACGCATCCTGCCTAAACGCCCATTTACTTTGGGTCGGTACCTCGGACGGCTATGCAACGCATTTTCGGCCGTTTGGGTGCCATTTATTACGATTATATTCTGTTTTCCCACGTCTCTTCCCACAACAGTCTCGAGTATGAACTATGTTAGTGTGGTTATAACTGGGATTTCATTGTTGATCTTGGTTTCATGGTTCGGCGGTAAATATAAGACATTCTCTGGACCG GACTGA
- a CDS encoding cytochrome P450 (COG:Q;~EggNog:ENOG410PWCB;~InterPro:IPR001128,IPR002403,IPR017972,IPR036396;~go_function: GO:0004497 - monooxygenase activity [Evidence IEA];~go_function: GO:0005506 - iron ion binding [Evidence IEA];~go_function: GO:0016705 - oxidoreductase activity, acting on paired donors, with incorporation or reduction of molecular oxygen [Evidence IEA];~go_function: GO:0020037 - heme binding [Evidence IEA];~go_process: GO:0055114 - oxidation-reduction process [Evidence IEA]), with protein MEFHLYAALALLSALAGTFKFVLYPAFFSPLAKVPNAHWTCSFSPLWILWMKWTKQENCQVYEQHMKKGPAIRLAPSLVSFNCFEDGLKTVYNGGFPKPDFYFNGFAVYGTGNLFTIKENAAHAAQKKWLASCFSKSSIMASQSVRASSRETLFGHVLPLIYKAATEDRALEVLELNYSYLLDTFVQWQFGRSLRSNLVGDEKERRFYLDGFLGISKYTFWQYQFPGLIDVLPKVGIHLIPKSVLNGFKGIEDWNLEKCDKAQQVLASGKPLGPEELPVAFEQGLKGMSEVDAKPKSYPRRLPLASDMFSLNSGAFETSGNTSTYLMYELSRRPEWQARLQEELRSLSPSLKYTPGKSVEIEDLPNAQDIDKLPILHAVLMETLRLWPSVPGGQPRVVPRPCTLGGYHNITPGTTVQAYASVLHRTPEVFPDPFSWKPERWLDASQDELSVMRKWFWGFGSGGRMCLGIHFAHYSIKLLFASIYSNFTTTIHDHGDMTPSDGYLSSPKGHRLELKFHALE; from the exons ATGGAGTTTCATTTATACGCCGCCCTCGCCCTGCTTTCTGCACTGGCAGGGACCTTCAAGTTCGTCTTatacccagccttcttctctcctctcgcCAAAGTCCCCAATGCGCACTGGACTTGCAGCTTCAGTCCGTTATGGATTCTCTGGATGAAATGGACAAAACAAGAGAACTGCCAGGTCTATGAGCAACATATGAAAAAGGGCCCTGCAATTCGCCTCGCGCCCAGCCTGGTCAGTTTCAACTGTTTCGAAGATGGGCTGAAAACGGTTTACAATGGAGGGTTTCCAAAGCCGGATTTTTACTTTAATGGGTTTGCTGTATATGG GACTGGGAACCTATTCACCATCAAAGAGAACGCAGCACATGCGGCGCAGAAGAAGTGGCTAGCAAGTTGCTTCTCCAAGTCGTCTATCATGGCATCGCAGAGCGTTCGTGCCTCATCTCGAGAGACTCTGTTCGGGCACGTTCTCCCACTGATTTACAAAGCGGCCACCGAAGACAGAGCACTCGAGGTACTCGAGCTCAACTACTCGTACCTACTGGACACCTTTGTACAGTGGCAGTTTGGACGGTCGCTGCGAAGCAACCTGGTTGGTGacgaaaaggaaagaagattcTACCTTGATGGCTTTCTGGGAATATCCAAATACACGTTCTGGCAGTACCAGTTCCCAGGGCTGATAGACGTGCTCCCAAAAGTCGGCATCCATCTCATTCCCAAGTCCGTGCTTAACGGGTTCAAGGGTATCGAGGACTGGAACCTGGAAAAGTGCGACAAAGCCCAGCAGGTTCTGGCCAGTGGGAAACCGCTGGGCCCAGAGGAGCTGCCCGTGGCATTTGAACAGGGCCTGAAAGGGATGAGTGAGGTTGACGCAAAGCCAAAGTCCTACCCACGGCGCCTCCCGTTGGCAAGTGACATGTTCTCTTTGAACTCTGGCGCTTTCGAGACAAGTGGTAATACCAGCACCTACCTGATGTACGAACTGAGTCGACGTCCAGAGTGGCAGGCGAGGCTTCAAGAGGAATTGCGCAGTCTTAGCCCATCCTTGAAGTATACACCCGGGAAAAgcgttgagattgaggacTTGCCGAACGCACAGGATATTGACAAGTTGCCAATCCTCCATGCTGTCCTGATGGAAACCCTTCGACTCTGGCCCTCCGTGCCTGGTGGTCAGCCCCGCGTAGTGCCCCGGCCTTGCACCCTAGGAGGCTATCACAACATCACTCCAGGAACGACCGTGCAGGCATACGCGTCTGTCCTGCACCGTACGCCAGAAGTATTTCCTGACCCTTTTAGTTGGAAGCCTGAGAGATGGCTCGATGCATCGCAGGACGAACTGTCTGTCATGAGGAAATGGTTCTGGGGTTTCGGCAGCGGTGGGAGAATGTGTCTTGGAATTCATTTTGCCCATTACT CTATAAAATTGCTGTTCGCAAGCATCTATTCCAACTTTACGACCACCATTCATGACCATGGAGACATGACCCCAAGCGATGGCTACCTTTCGTCTCCCAAGGGACATCGCCTGGAACTGAAATTTCACGCTTTGGAATGA
- a CDS encoding uncharacterized protein (COG:S;~EggNog:ENOG410PWEH;~InterPro:IPR011009,IPR002575;~PFAM:PF01636), whose translation MLPTLRRSLLRASQTRLGHPSPLPSLFLFPSTYHLQPAGGATISTASTINTGLELEIKPHSYTSGRWLRRDKLEIDSRYIQFNFGALCQKVIELCPGASHIKTCRKIEGGFNRVCIFTLDSSKTIVAKLPFRVVGPAKLTTLSEVATVQYCRFIVNPLILKAHQAMPQVQTKTNIPIPKILDYNWDARDKANAVGSEYIIMEQAPGVPLHERWPRMTGDQQVRCIDAIYRMMKEVAGLEFPAFGSIYFDNALRCASKQPLADGFCVGPHCGTRYWDTHVGERRYDHYTNRNIGPWQTVGEYCDGLVDAGLSRVPPVDTESDRPICHGSPQTHLALLECVRPVLKQMSANTQISDSTTPLLFHPDLHMRNIFVADDNPSTITSIIDWQGASVEPAFWYSDEVPDFATGNEICAKAFDLSSRFFTPKLARPRLMNDNVFRPFRYCYRTWKDGAAALRHEMIETSRLWNELGFEGQSNYPLPTREELDKHEREYRLFEAAQNLRTDLSSLLNTASDGWVRPDDWKAAQSGQRELFDGMLQAVLANARLDDDEPVRDERTLRLIWPFDIDQ comes from the exons ATGCTGCCAACTTTGAGACGCTCTTTGCTGAGGGCATCACAAACTCGACTCGGCCACCCTTCACCTCTGCCctcccttttccttttcccgTCAACTTACCATCTGCAGCCTGCTGGCGGCGCAACGATTTCAACAGCGAGTACAATAAACACAGGGCTAGAACTAG AAATCAAGCCCCATAGTTACACGAGCGGTCGCTGGCTGCGACGTGATAAATTGGAGATCGATTCGCGCTATATCCAATTCAACTTTGGTGCTCTTTGCCAGAAGGTTATCGAGCTATGTCCCGGTGCAAGTCACATCAAAACCTGTCGAAAGATTGAAGGTGGTTTCAACAGAGTCTGTATCTTTACCCTGGACAGCTCGAAGACTATTGTGGCGAAGCTCCCGTTTCGTGTGGTAGGCCCTGCGAAACTGACCACTCTTTCCGAGGTTGCTACAGTTCAATACTGTAGGTTTATCGTCAACCCTCTTATACTTAAAGCTCACCAAGCTATGCCTCAAGTACAAACGAAGACGAATATCCCCATACCAAAGATACTTGACTACAATTGGGACGCCCGTGATAAAGCAAATGCTGTCGGCAGCGAATATATAATCATGGAACAGGCACCTGGCGTTCCACTACACGAGAGATGGCCTAGAATGACGGGTGATCAACAAGTCAGGTGCATAGATGCAATCTACCGGATGATGAAAGAAGTCGCTGGTCTGGAATTCCCAGCGTTTGGGAGTATATACTTCGACAATGCTCTTCGATGTGCTAGCAAACAACCCTTAGCTGATGGCTTTTGTGTTGGGCCTCACTGCGGTACTAGATACTGGGATACTCATGTCGGCGAAAGAAGATATGATCATTACACCAATAGAAACATTGGGCCCT GGCAAACTGTTGGCGAATACTGTGACGGCCTTGTAGACGCTGGTCTGTCGCGAGTCCCTCCAGTGGATACCGAGTCCGACAGACCGATCTGTCATGGATCGCCTCAAACCCATTTGGCTCTTCTGGAGTGTGTCCGTCCCGTACTGAAGCAGATGTCCGCAAATACTCAAATTAGTGATTCCACTACACCATTATTGTTCCATCCAGACCTGCATATGCGGAATATCTTCGTTGCAGATGACAATCCTTCTACCATTACGAGCATTATCGATTGGCAAGGCGCCAGCGTTGAGCCGGCATTTTGGTACTCAGACGAGGTCCCGGACTTTGCAACAGGAAATGAGATATGCGCCAAAGCCTTTGACCTTTCTTCCCGGTTTTTCACACCGAAGCTCGCACGCCCAAGGCTGATGAATGATAACGTTTTTCGACCATTTCGTTATTGTTATAGAACATGGAAGGATGGCGCCGCGGCCCTACGCCACGAGATGATTGAGACTTCTCGGCTTTGGAATGAGCTGGGATTTGAAGGTCAAAGTAATTATCCTTTGCCCACGCGAGAGGAACTGGACAAACATGAGAGGGAGTACAGACTTTTTGAGGCGGCACAGAACCTGCGGACTGATCTGTCTAGCTTGTTAAATACAGCGTCCGATGGATGGGTACGCCCGGATGATTGGAAAGCAGCACAATCAGGCCAGAGGGAGCTCTTCGATGGGATGTTGCAGGCTGTTTTGGCGAACGCACGTTTAGACGATGATGAGCCGGTGAGGGATGAAAGGACGCTGAGGTTAATCTGGCCATTTGACATCGATCAATGA